From Acidovorax sp. FHTAMBA, one genomic window encodes:
- a CDS encoding TerC family protein, which translates to METIGTWWMWTGFAVFVVVAIAIDLLVMERQGAHKVTMKEAVRWSLLWFSLAFVFVAILWWYLNGTEGREVANTVSMQFITGYLVEKSLSVDNIFVFLMLFSYFAVPPQYQKRALIIGIIGAIVLRTVLILAGAWLLATFHWLLYVFGAFLVFTGVKMWVAAGQEPDIATNPVLKLLKKRIRITHHFDGEKLSTMVDGVKHYTPLFAVLVLIGTTDVIFAVDSIPAIFAITNDPFIVLTANIFAILGLRALYFLLADLANRFHLLAYGLALVLVFIGSKMLLIDLVKIPIGYALLVTATLIAGSIVLSLRASGESAHAAPPKG; encoded by the coding sequence ATGGAAACGATAGGCACGTGGTGGATGTGGACGGGCTTTGCCGTCTTTGTGGTGGTGGCCATTGCCATCGACCTGTTGGTCATGGAGCGCCAGGGGGCGCACAAGGTGACGATGAAGGAGGCCGTGCGCTGGAGCCTGCTGTGGTTCTCGCTGGCCTTTGTGTTTGTGGCCATCCTGTGGTGGTACCTCAATGGCACCGAGGGCCGCGAGGTGGCCAATACCGTCTCGATGCAGTTCATCACCGGTTATCTGGTGGAAAAGAGCCTGTCGGTGGACAACATCTTTGTCTTCCTGATGCTGTTCAGCTACTTTGCCGTGCCGCCGCAGTACCAGAAGCGCGCGCTCATCATCGGCATCATCGGCGCCATCGTGCTGCGCACGGTGCTCATCCTGGCGGGCGCCTGGCTGCTGGCCACCTTCCACTGGCTGCTGTATGTGTTCGGCGCCTTCCTGGTGTTCACGGGCGTGAAGATGTGGGTTGCGGCGGGCCAGGAGCCTGACATCGCCACCAACCCGGTGCTCAAGCTGCTGAAAAAGCGCATCCGCATCACCCACCACTTTGATGGTGAAAAGCTCAGCACCATGGTGGACGGCGTGAAGCACTACACCCCGCTGTTTGCGGTGCTGGTGCTGATCGGCACCACGGACGTGATCTTTGCGGTGGACAGCATTCCCGCGATCTTCGCCATCACGAACGATCCGTTCATCGTGCTCACGGCCAACATATTCGCCATCCTGGGCCTGCGTGCGCTGTACTTCCTGCTGGCCGATCTGGCCAACCGCTTCCACCTGCTGGCCTATGGCCTGGCGCTGGTGCTGGTGTTCATTGGCAGCAAGATGCTGCTGATCGACCTGGTGAAGATCCCGATCGGCTACGCGCTGCTCGTGACGGCCACGCTGATTGCGGGCTCCATCGTGCTGTCGCTGCGCGCCTCGGGCGAGAGCGCACACGCCGCACCGCCCAAGGGCTGA
- the paaI gene encoding hydroxyphenylacetyl-CoA thioesterase PaaI yields MDSATTPMTPQALADHVRLGMLAHDRATRALGMEITSMEPGHATITMAVRADMLNGFDTCHGGYITTLADSAFAFACNSRNTMTVASGLSVDFLAPGREGDVLTARAVEVSLAGRTGVYDVVVTNQRGESVAVFRGRSYAIKGRPTVALPAACGATAPEAH; encoded by the coding sequence ATGGATTCCGCAACCACCCCGATGACCCCCCAGGCCCTGGCCGACCATGTGCGCCTCGGCATGCTGGCCCACGACCGCGCCACCCGTGCGCTCGGCATGGAGATCACCAGCATGGAGCCGGGCCACGCCACCATCACCATGGCCGTGCGCGCCGACATGCTCAACGGTTTTGACACCTGCCACGGCGGCTACATCACCACGCTGGCCGATTCGGCCTTTGCGTTCGCCTGCAACTCGCGCAACACCATGACGGTGGCCTCCGGCCTGTCGGTGGACTTTCTGGCGCCGGGGCGCGAGGGTGACGTGCTGACGGCGCGCGCGGTCGAGGTGTCGCTGGCGGGCCGCACGGGCGTGTACGACGTGGTGGTGACCAACCAGCGCGGTGAGTCCGTGGCAGTGTTCCGCGGGCGCTCGTATGCGATCAAGGGCCGCCCCACCGTGGCGCTGCCGGCGGCCTGCGGCGCCACGGCGCCTGAGGCGCACTGA
- the paaC gene encoding 1,2-phenylacetyl-CoA epoxidase subunit PaaC → MPQQASIAISRDPAVQYLLRLGDTCLIQGQRLAEWCGHGPVLEEDIALTNMALDLVGQARALLTRAGQADGQGHDEDQLAFLREERDYFNPTLVELPRGDFAFTMVRSAMVATLLKLVWERLATSSDAELAAIAGKAVKEARYHQQHAADWVARLGDGTEESRRRTQAALATLWRYMPELFVPDAVDEAAHAAGLGPRWADLREAWMAEMAQILAAADLAVPQESAFRSTGRQGVHSEHMGYILAEMQHLQRSYPGGVW, encoded by the coding sequence ATGCCACAACAAGCCAGCATCGCGATTAGCCGCGACCCCGCCGTGCAGTACCTGCTGCGCCTGGGCGACACCTGCCTGATCCAGGGCCAGCGCCTGGCCGAATGGTGTGGGCACGGGCCCGTTCTGGAGGAGGACATTGCGCTCACCAACATGGCGCTCGACCTGGTGGGACAGGCCCGCGCGCTGCTCACGCGCGCAGGCCAGGCCGACGGCCAGGGCCACGACGAAGACCAGCTGGCCTTCCTGCGCGAGGAGCGGGACTACTTCAACCCCACCCTGGTGGAGCTGCCCCGTGGCGACTTCGCCTTCACCATGGTGAGGAGCGCCATGGTGGCCACCCTGCTCAAGCTGGTGTGGGAGCGCCTGGCCACCTCCAGCGACGCGGAGCTGGCCGCCATTGCCGGCAAGGCCGTGAAGGAAGCGCGCTACCACCAGCAGCACGCCGCCGACTGGGTGGCCCGCCTGGGTGACGGCACTGAGGAATCGCGCCGCCGCACGCAGGCCGCGCTGGCCACCCTGTGGCGCTACATGCCCGAGCTGTTCGTGCCCGACGCGGTGGACGAGGCGGCGCACGCGGCAGGCCTGGGCCCGCGCTGGGCCGACCTGCGCGAGGCCTGGATGGCCGAGATGGCGCAGATCCTGGCCGCGGCCGACCTGGCGGTGCCGCAGGAGTCCGCCTTCCGCAGCACCGGGCGACAGGGCGTGCACAGCGAACACATGGGCTACATCCTGGCCGAGATGCAGCACCTGCAGCGCAGCTACCCCGGAGGTGTGTGGTGA
- the paaD gene encoding 1,2-phenylacetyl-CoA epoxidase subunit PaaD has product MVEAAPRPAAPASPASLAADVGAQSARVQEAWRVLDGVLDPEVPAVSVRDLGIVRDVRLHGDLLDVVLTPTYSGCPATEVIEADVLAAIHAAGLGPARVTLQRAPAWTTDWITPQGRERLRAYGIVPPGAVAPGTEVPLRFMPRAAAAPALECPHCGSPRTERLSAFGSTACKALYRCLACREPFEHFKPL; this is encoded by the coding sequence ATGGTGGAAGCAGCACCGCGCCCTGCCGCACCCGCATCCCCTGCATCCTTAGCTGCGGATGTGGGGGCGCAGTCCGCGCGCGTGCAGGAGGCCTGGCGTGTGCTGGACGGTGTGCTCGACCCCGAAGTGCCCGCCGTGTCGGTGCGGGACCTGGGCATCGTGCGCGACGTGCGCCTGCACGGCGACCTGCTCGACGTGGTGCTTACACCCACCTACTCGGGCTGCCCCGCTACCGAAGTCATCGAGGCCGACGTGCTGGCCGCCATCCACGCCGCGGGGCTCGGCCCGGCACGGGTCACCCTGCAGCGAGCCCCGGCGTGGACCACCGACTGGATCACCCCCCAGGGCCGCGAGCGCCTGCGCGCTTACGGCATCGTGCCGCCGGGTGCCGTGGCGCCGGGCACCGAGGTGCCCCTGCGCTTCATGCCCCGCGCTGCCGCTGCACCGGCCCTGGAGTGCCCGCACTGCGGCAGCCCCCGCACCGAGCGCCTGTCGGCCTTCGGTTCCACGGCCTGCAAGGCGCTGTACCGGTGCCTGGCCTGCCGCGAGCCTTTCGAGCATTTCAAGCCGCTGTGA
- the paaA gene encoding 1,2-phenylacetyl-CoA epoxidase subunit PaaA, with protein MYTQAMDVLGKDGADTRPALQSSDELQRQAQFDARIDAGEFIEAKDWMPEHYRKTLLRQISQHAHSEIVGMLPEGNWITRAPTLKRKSILLAKVQDEGGHGLYLYAAAETLGSSRDEMLHALHTGKAKYSSIFNYPTLTWADMGTIGWLVDGAAIMNQVPICRCSYAPYARAMVRICREESFHQRQGYDSLLVMMQQGTDAQRAMVQDAVNRWWWPSIMMFGPPDDQSPNSAQSMRWGIKRVSNDTLRQKFIDATVEQAKVLGVTLPDPDLKWNEERQHYDFGAIDWSEFWRVIAGDGPCNEERLNARVKAWEDGAWVREAALAHAAKHAPGAQRAAA; from the coding sequence ATGTATACACAAGCCATGGACGTGTTGGGCAAGGATGGCGCCGACACCCGGCCCGCGCTGCAAAGCTCGGACGAACTGCAGCGGCAGGCGCAGTTTGACGCGCGCATTGACGCCGGAGAGTTCATCGAGGCCAAGGACTGGATGCCCGAGCACTACCGCAAGACGCTGCTGCGCCAGATCAGCCAGCACGCGCACTCGGAGATCGTCGGCATGCTGCCCGAGGGCAACTGGATCACGCGCGCGCCCACGCTCAAGCGCAAGTCCATCCTGCTGGCCAAGGTGCAGGACGAGGGGGGCCACGGCCTGTACCTGTATGCGGCGGCGGAAACGCTGGGCTCCTCGCGCGACGAGATGCTGCACGCGCTGCACACGGGCAAGGCCAAGTACAGCTCCATCTTCAACTATCCCACGCTCACCTGGGCCGACATGGGCACCATCGGCTGGCTGGTGGATGGCGCGGCCATCATGAACCAGGTGCCGATCTGCCGCTGCTCGTACGCGCCGTACGCGCGGGCCATGGTGCGCATCTGCCGCGAGGAGAGCTTTCACCAGCGCCAGGGCTATGACAGCCTGCTGGTGATGATGCAGCAGGGCACCGACGCGCAGCGCGCCATGGTGCAGGACGCCGTCAACCGCTGGTGGTGGCCGTCGATCATGATGTTCGGCCCGCCGGACGACCAGTCGCCCAACTCCGCGCAGTCGATGCGCTGGGGCATCAAGCGGGTCTCCAACGACACCCTGCGCCAGAAGTTCATCGACGCCACGGTGGAGCAGGCCAAGGTGCTGGGCGTGACCCTGCCCGACCCCGACCTGAAGTGGAACGAGGAGCGCCAGCACTACGACTTTGGCGCCATCGACTGGAGCGAGTTCTGGCGCGTGATTGCGGGCGACGGCCCCTGCAACGAAGAGCGCCTGAACGCCCGCGTCAAGGCCTGGGAAGACGGCGCCTGGGTGCGTGAAGCCGCCCTGGCCCATGCCGCCAAGCACGCTCCCGGTGCGCAGCGCGCCGCAGCCTGA
- a CDS encoding LysR family transcriptional regulator has translation MSQSFNYRHLFYFWVVAKEGGIARAAERLDMAVQTISAQVRELEKSLGVTLLRTEGRNLVLTDAGVAALHEADHIFALGEQLPVRVREAASGPTLRLNLGISDGIAKLAVHRLLTPVLDEPHLRLLCHEGEFQPLLGELALHKLDAVLADRAAPPNPTLRTTSQLLGTSAIAWYAPPLWAEAAAHNFPHSLAVVPVLLPTDHAAMRARIDHWLERERIRPRIAGEFEDSALLSTFAATGMGVMPAPVSLGEHLAHTHGLVQVGTTPDVQEQFHLIYSARKVMHPLLTRLLEAGRGGMLLSA, from the coding sequence ATGAGCCAGAGCTTCAACTACCGCCATCTTTTCTACTTCTGGGTGGTGGCCAAGGAAGGCGGCATTGCGCGCGCCGCGGAGCGCCTGGACATGGCGGTGCAGACCATCAGCGCCCAGGTGCGCGAGCTGGAAAAATCCCTGGGCGTGACCCTGCTGCGCACCGAAGGCCGCAACCTGGTGCTGACCGATGCGGGCGTGGCCGCGCTGCACGAGGCCGACCACATCTTTGCGCTGGGCGAGCAACTGCCGGTGCGGGTGCGCGAGGCCGCCAGCGGCCCGACCCTGCGGCTGAACCTGGGCATCTCCGACGGCATCGCCAAGCTCGCCGTGCACCGGCTGCTGACACCCGTGCTGGACGAGCCCCACCTGCGCCTGCTGTGCCACGAGGGCGAGTTCCAGCCCCTGCTGGGCGAGCTGGCCTTGCACAAGCTCGACGCCGTGCTGGCCGACCGCGCCGCCCCGCCCAACCCCACGCTGCGCACCACCAGCCAGCTGCTGGGCACGAGCGCCATTGCCTGGTATGCGCCGCCGCTGTGGGCCGAGGCGGCGGCCCACAACTTTCCGCACAGCCTGGCCGTGGTGCCCGTGCTGCTGCCCACCGACCACGCCGCCATGCGCGCGCGCATTGACCACTGGCTGGAGCGTGAACGCATCCGCCCGCGCATCGCCGGGGAGTTTGAGGACAGCGCCCTGCTCAGCACCTTTGCCGCCACCGGCATGGGCGTGATGCCCGCGCCCGTGTCGCTGGGCGAACATCTGGCGCACACCCACGGCCTCGTGCAGGTAGGCACCACGCCGGATGTGCAGGAACAGTTCCACCTGATCTACAGCGCCCGCAAGGTGATGCACCCGCTGCTCACGCGGCTGCTGGAAGCGGGCCGGGGCGGAATGCTGCTCAGCGCCTGA
- a CDS encoding exosortase H-associated membrane protein — protein sequence MRRVSPLTRFVLSAFGWIIALTVLWSQVSAWTSRPVAALAHLALEEGAPMWVRQVHVKPDSVELDSAVAIPIAQAGGRWAELTVEVNPSRYAYGLTIFLGLLLAARGEGRWWRAAVGYVMLLPFQAFSLVFALLMQLVLAAETNIRYLRISQWQMEAIVYAYQLGALVVPTLVPIVVWLWLDRAFVRDVLVRGWRESLRPAAQSPS from the coding sequence ATGCGCCGTGTCTCGCCCCTGACGCGCTTTGTGCTCTCTGCCTTTGGCTGGATCATTGCGCTCACCGTGCTCTGGTCCCAGGTCTCGGCCTGGACGTCCCGCCCAGTGGCGGCCCTGGCACATCTCGCGCTGGAAGAGGGTGCGCCGATGTGGGTGCGCCAGGTCCATGTGAAACCGGACAGCGTGGAGCTGGACAGCGCGGTCGCGATCCCCATCGCGCAAGCGGGAGGGCGGTGGGCGGAGCTGACGGTGGAGGTCAACCCGTCGCGCTATGCCTACGGGTTGACCATCTTTCTGGGGCTGCTGCTGGCGGCCCGTGGCGAGGGGCGGTGGTGGCGTGCTGCCGTGGGCTATGTGATGTTGCTGCCCTTTCAGGCCTTCAGCCTGGTGTTTGCCTTGCTGATGCAGCTGGTGCTTGCGGCTGAGACCAACATCCGTTACCTGCGCATATCGCAGTGGCAGATGGAGGCTATCGTGTATGCCTATCAGCTGGGGGCGCTGGTGGTGCCCACCCTGGTGCCCATTGTGGTGTGGTTGTGGCTGGACCGGGCATTCGTGCGGGATGTGCTGGTCCGCGGCTGGCGTGAATCGCTCCGGCCCGCTGCGCAGTCCCCGTCCTGA
- the paaB gene encoding 1,2-phenylacetyl-CoA epoxidase subunit PaaB produces MNTSAPTPNAAATAHEWPLWEVFVRSKAGLDHKHCGSLHAADPKMAIQMARDVYTRRQEGTSVWVVRSDQIVASDPGEKDMYFDPAEDKVYRHPTFYVLPAAVDHM; encoded by the coding sequence ATGAACACCTCCGCCCCTACCCCCAACGCGGCTGCCACCGCCCACGAATGGCCCCTGTGGGAAGTCTTCGTGCGCAGCAAGGCTGGCCTGGACCACAAGCACTGCGGCAGCCTGCACGCCGCCGACCCGAAGATGGCCATCCAGATGGCACGCGACGTGTACACCCGCCGGCAGGAGGGCACCAGCGTGTGGGTGGTGCGCTCCGACCAGATCGTGGCCAGCGACCCCGGCGAAAAGGACATGTATTTCGACCCCGCCGAGGACAAGGTCTACCGCCACCCCACCTTCTACGTGCTGCCCGCAGCCGTGGACCACATGTGA
- the xrtH gene encoding exosortase H — protein sequence MLRFFLTFVALQLTLFGINMLGVVQQHVILPWTALLARMCVALVTLFDSTAAAAGKVLWNTVSGFGVSIEPGCNGVEACIVLFAAVVAFPAPWRHKLLGLAVGFVAVQGLNVVRVISLFYLGQWNTQVFNFAHEYLWQALIMLDVLVVWLLWVRADARAQSRQAAPAQAAAASA from the coding sequence ATGCTGCGGTTCTTTCTCACGTTTGTGGCGCTGCAGCTGACCCTGTTCGGGATCAACATGCTGGGCGTGGTGCAGCAGCACGTCATCCTGCCCTGGACGGCCCTGCTCGCGCGCATGTGCGTGGCGCTCGTGACGCTGTTTGATTCCACGGCCGCTGCCGCTGGCAAGGTGCTGTGGAACACGGTGTCGGGCTTCGGGGTTTCCATTGAGCCCGGCTGCAACGGCGTGGAAGCCTGCATCGTGCTGTTTGCCGCTGTGGTCGCTTTTCCCGCCCCATGGCGCCACAAGCTGCTGGGCCTGGCGGTGGGCTTTGTGGCGGTGCAGGGGCTCAACGTGGTGCGGGTGATCAGCCTGTTCTACCTGGGGCAGTGGAACACGCAGGTCTTCAACTTCGCCCATGAGTACCTGTGGCAGGCGCTCATCATGCTGGATGTGCTGGTGGTGTGGCTGCTGTGGGTGCGTGCAGACGCCAGGGCGCAGAGCCGGCAAGCGGCCCCCGCCCAGGCCGCAGCCGCCAGTGCGTAG
- a CDS encoding enoyl-CoA hydratase-related protein, with amino-acid sequence MSEPLVVVTQSGDVQTLALNRPGALNSFTGPLHAELLAALEAAAANPAVRCVVLTGTGRAFCAGQDLADPAVAPDLTPGAAPKDLGTVIDTLYGPLCQRIRSMPVPVVAAVNGVAAGAGANLALGCDLVLAARSASFIQAFTKIGLVPDTGGTWLLPRLVGRAQALGLALLGDKLPAPEAERLGLIWRCVEDDALQDEVQALAQRLAGMPTKALVATRQALDAAALMDYGQALAHEAAVQRTLGAAADYREGVEAFTAKRAPRFTDR; translated from the coding sequence ATGTCTGAACCGCTGGTTGTAGTCACCCAATCGGGCGACGTGCAAACGCTTGCGCTGAATCGGCCCGGTGCGCTCAACAGCTTCACGGGGCCCCTGCATGCCGAGCTGCTGGCGGCGCTGGAGGCGGCTGCGGCCAACCCCGCAGTGCGCTGCGTGGTGCTGACCGGCACGGGGCGGGCTTTCTGTGCGGGGCAGGACCTGGCCGATCCCGCGGTGGCGCCGGACCTCACGCCCGGCGCCGCACCCAAGGATCTGGGCACGGTGATCGACACCTTGTATGGCCCGCTGTGCCAGCGCATCCGCAGCATGCCCGTGCCGGTGGTGGCGGCGGTCAATGGCGTTGCGGCCGGCGCGGGCGCCAATCTGGCGCTTGGCTGCGATCTGGTGCTGGCCGCGCGGTCGGCCAGCTTCATCCAGGCCTTCACCAAGATTGGCCTGGTGCCCGACACCGGCGGCACCTGGCTGCTGCCGCGCCTGGTGGGCCGTGCGCAGGCCCTGGGCCTGGCGCTGCTGGGCGACAAGTTGCCCGCGCCCGAGGCCGAGCGCCTGGGCCTGATCTGGCGCTGTGTGGAAGACGACGCACTGCAGGACGAGGTCCAGGCCCTCGCCCAGCGTCTGGCTGGCATGCCCACCAAGGCGCTGGTCGCCACGCGCCAGGCGCTCGATGCTGCGGCGCTCATGGACTACGGCCAGGCGCTGGCGCACGAAGCCGCGGTGCAGCGCACCCTGGGGGCTGCGGCCGACTACCGCGAAGGGGTGGAGGCCTTCACGGCCAAGCGCGCGCCCCGTTTCACCGACCGCTGA
- the paaN gene encoding phenylacetic acid degradation protein PaaN: protein MPLFDTHRALLDGALDALTTRGHWTPFPESPSPKVYGETGQADGQAAVTALLGKDFPLQQPGERGRVATERSPYGVALDVRYPDCDVQALVAAAQAAEPAWQALGARGRVGVLLEALVRIHRRSHEIAHAVMLTTGQGPMMAFQAGGPHAQDRALEAIAYAWKAMADVPGQALWDKPQGKNPPLVMQKHYEIVGRGVALVIGCATFPTWNTYPGLFAALATGNPVIVKPHPNAVLPAAISVGILRDVLAEQGLDPDTVTLALTPRAEDTQALATHSAVASIDFTGSNQFGRWLIDNARQARVYAEMAGVNTVIIESTDQYAALLRNLAFTLSLYSGQMCTTTQNILIPRGGIATDQGHKSFEQVGADLAAAVDELASNPRVATAVLGAVCSPDTVDRIRKAAGQGRVVLASRTLPHPEYATAQVHTPQIIALDQADSAIYGLECFGPVSYLVATDSGAASLQVAEATLRAHGALTLGVYSTDRAYIDQAVALGRRTRVALSINLTQGVFVNQSAAFSDYHATGGNPAANASYTSLAFVADRFVVVQRREHVAPPAPAQATPAAR, encoded by the coding sequence ATGCCCTTGTTCGATACCCACCGCGCCCTGCTGGACGGTGCACTGGATGCCCTGACCACCCGTGGCCACTGGACGCCCTTCCCCGAATCGCCCTCGCCCAAGGTCTATGGCGAAACCGGTCAGGCCGACGGCCAGGCGGCGGTGACGGCCCTGCTGGGCAAGGACTTCCCGCTGCAGCAGCCCGGCGAGCGGGGCCGCGTGGCCACCGAGCGGTCGCCCTACGGCGTGGCGCTGGATGTGCGCTACCCCGATTGCGACGTGCAGGCGCTGGTGGCAGCGGCACAGGCCGCCGAACCCGCCTGGCAGGCACTGGGCGCGCGGGGCCGCGTGGGCGTGCTGCTGGAGGCACTGGTGCGCATCCACCGCCGCAGCCACGAGATCGCGCACGCAGTGATGCTCACCACCGGCCAGGGCCCGATGATGGCCTTCCAGGCCGGCGGCCCGCATGCGCAGGACCGCGCGCTCGAAGCCATTGCCTACGCCTGGAAAGCCATGGCCGACGTGCCCGGCCAGGCGCTGTGGGACAAGCCCCAGGGCAAGAACCCGCCGCTGGTGATGCAAAAGCACTACGAGATCGTGGGCCGGGGCGTGGCGCTGGTGATTGGCTGCGCCACCTTCCCCACGTGGAACACCTACCCCGGCCTGTTTGCCGCGCTGGCCACGGGCAACCCGGTGATCGTCAAGCCCCACCCCAACGCCGTGCTGCCCGCCGCGATCTCGGTGGGCATCCTGCGCGATGTGCTCGCCGAACAGGGGCTGGACCCCGACACCGTGACGCTGGCCCTGACCCCGCGCGCCGAGGACACCCAGGCCCTGGCCACGCACAGCGCGGTGGCCAGCATCGACTTCACCGGCAGCAACCAGTTCGGCCGCTGGCTCATCGACAACGCGCGCCAGGCGCGTGTGTATGCCGAGATGGCGGGCGTGAACACCGTCATCATCGAATCCACCGACCAGTACGCCGCCCTGCTGCGCAACCTGGCGTTCACGCTGTCGCTCTACAGCGGCCAGATGTGCACCACCACGCAGAACATCCTGATCCCGCGCGGCGGCATCGCCACCGACCAAGGGCACAAGAGCTTCGAGCAGGTGGGCGCCGACCTGGCCGCCGCCGTGGATGAACTGGCCTCCAACCCGCGCGTGGCCACGGCGGTGCTGGGCGCCGTGTGCTCGCCCGACACCGTGGATCGCATCCGCAAGGCGGCAGGTCAGGGGCGGGTGGTGCTCGCATCACGCACGCTGCCGCACCCCGAGTACGCCACCGCGCAGGTGCACACGCCGCAGATCATTGCGCTCGACCAGGCGGACAGCGCGATCTATGGGCTGGAATGCTTCGGCCCGGTGTCGTACCTGGTGGCCACCGACTCCGGCGCGGCCAGTCTGCAGGTGGCCGAGGCCACGCTGCGCGCGCACGGCGCGCTCACGCTGGGCGTTTATTCGACCGACCGCGCCTACATCGACCAGGCCGTGGCCCTGGGCCGGCGCACGCGCGTGGCGCTGTCCATCAACCTCACGCAGGGGGTGTTCGTGAACCAGTCTGCGGCGTTTTCGGACTACCACGCCACCGGCGGCAACCCCGCAGCCAACGCCAGCTACACCAGCCTCGCCTTTGTGGCAGACCGGTTTGTCGTGGTGCAGCGCCGCGAGCATGTGGCGCCACCGGCACCGGCGCAAGCCACCCCCGCTGCCCGGTAG
- the paaK gene encoding phenylacetate--CoA ligase PaaK: MPVRQPAPGDLEAIETASRDEVQALQLQRLRWTLQHAYDNVPHYQRAFDAKGVHPNDLKQLSDLSKFPFTVKKDLRDNYPFGMFAVPREQVLRVHASSGTTGKPTVVGYTRKDIDNWADLVARSIRAAGGRAGDMVHIAYGYGLFTGGLGAHYGAERLGCTVIPMSGGQTEKQVQLIRDFQPSIIMVTPSYMQVINEEFIRQGVDPRESSLKVGIFGAEPWTEAMRREIETKSGIDAVDIYGLSEVMGPGVASECVESKDGPVIWEDHFYPEIIDPDTGEVLPDGEEGELVFTSLSKEALPMIRYRTRDLTRLLPPTSRAFRRMGKIVGRSDDMLIIRGVNVFPTQIEEIVLAHGKLSGQYQILVAREGSLDKVTVRCELQPGVSTAERTDITGWVRHRIKTLVGISCDIDVLNPDSIERTLVGKARRVIDQRPRP, encoded by the coding sequence ATGCCAGTGCGCCAACCCGCCCCCGGCGATCTGGAAGCCATTGAAACCGCCAGCCGCGACGAGGTGCAGGCCCTGCAGCTGCAGCGCCTGCGCTGGACGCTGCAGCACGCTTACGACAACGTGCCGCACTACCAGCGGGCCTTCGATGCCAAGGGCGTGCACCCCAACGACCTCAAGCAGCTGTCCGACCTGTCGAAGTTTCCGTTCACGGTGAAGAAGGACCTGCGCGACAACTATCCCTTCGGCATGTTTGCCGTGCCACGGGAACAGGTGTTGCGTGTACACGCATCGTCCGGCACCACCGGCAAGCCCACGGTGGTGGGCTACACCCGCAAGGACATCGACAACTGGGCCGACCTGGTGGCGCGCTCCATCCGCGCCGCGGGGGGGCGCGCCGGGGACATGGTGCACATCGCCTACGGCTATGGCCTGTTCACCGGCGGCCTGGGCGCGCACTACGGCGCCGAGCGGCTGGGCTGCACAGTCATCCCCATGTCGGGCGGGCAGACTGAAAAGCAGGTGCAGCTGATCCGCGACTTTCAGCCCAGCATCATCATGGTCACGCCCTCGTACATGCAGGTCATCAACGAGGAGTTCATCCGCCAGGGCGTGGACCCGCGCGAGAGTTCGCTCAAGGTGGGCATCTTCGGCGCCGAGCCCTGGACCGAAGCCATGCGCCGCGAGATCGAAACGAAGTCCGGCATCGACGCTGTGGACATCTATGGTCTTTCGGAGGTCATGGGCCCGGGCGTGGCCAGCGAGTGCGTGGAGAGCAAGGACGGCCCGGTGATCTGGGAAGACCATTTCTACCCCGAGATCATCGACCCGGACACCGGTGAGGTGCTGCCCGACGGCGAAGAGGGCGAACTCGTCTTCACCTCGCTGTCCAAGGAGGCGCTGCCGATGATCCGCTACCGCACGCGCGACCTCACGCGGCTGCTGCCGCCCACCTCGCGCGCGTTCCGGCGCATGGGCAAGATCGTCGGCCGCTCGGACGACATGCTCATCATCCGCGGCGTGAACGTGTTCCCCACACAGATCGAGGAGATCGTGCTGGCGCACGGAAAGCTCTCGGGCCAGTACCAGATTCTGGTGGCGCGCGAAGGCAGCCTGGACAAGGTGACAGTGCGGTGCGAACTGCAGCCCGGTGTGTCCACCGCCGAACGCACCGACATCACCGGCTGGGTGCGCCACCGCATCAAGACCCTGGTGGGCATTTCCTGCGACATCGATGTGCTGAACCCCGATTCCATCGAACGCACGCTGGTGGGCAAGGCCCGCCGCGTGATCGACCAGCGCCCGCGCCCCTGA